Proteins encoded by one window of Musa acuminata AAA Group cultivar baxijiao chromosome BXJ2-9, Cavendish_Baxijiao_AAA, whole genome shotgun sequence:
- the LOC103996983 gene encoding WUSCHEL-related homeobox 11, with amino-acid sequence MKNTLVQSISSTDCPRPIYNSPHVCTCKPLPFPHGNPSIDFVLLPHHSNYPPATSTMGDHGRDRNSSSTLDRSTADRTETEPVRTRWMPKPEQILILESIFNSGMVNPPKEETVRIRKLLQKFGAVGDANVFYWFQNRRSRSRRRQRQLQASLMADPRAVPGVTQQAGGGVLPHEPPTSSSSSSTSSNNSSFPCSSSASSSPSSYNFVMDDGSDDLFSMISSQTPFMCSSHVPRSHRQPGTITVFIDGVPSEVPRGPIDMRAMFGQNVMLVHSSGELLPVNEHGVVVQSLQMGESYFLVIRPT; translated from the exons ATGAAGAACACTTTGGTCCAATCCATATCTTCCACAGACTGCCCACGGCCTATATATAACTCACCACACGTATGCACATGTAAACCTCTCCCCTTCCCTCACGGTAATCCTTCCATTGACTTCGTCTTGCTTCCCCATCACTCCAATTACCCACCTGCCACTTCAACCATGGGTGATCACGGGCGAGACCGAAACAGCAGCTCCACCCTGGACAGATCCACTGCCGACCGCACCGAGACCGAGCCGGTGCGCACCCGGTGGATGCCGAAGCCGGAGCAGATCCTTATCCTGGAGTCCATCTTCAATAGCGGTATGGTTAACCCTCCCAAGGAGGAGACGGTGAGGATCCGCAAGCTTCTCCAGAAGTTCGGCGCCGTCGGGGATGCCAATGTCTTCTACTGGTTCCAGAACAGGAGATCGAGGTCCCGCCGCCGCCAGCGGCAGCTTCAGGCGAGCCTCATGGCCGATCCTAGAGCTGTCCCGGGAGTTACGCAGCAGGCCGGGGGTGGAGTCCTCCCCCACGAACCGCCGACGTCGTCGAGCTCATCCAGCACGTCGTCTAATAACTCCTCCTTCCCTTGCTCGTCCTCGGCTTCTTCTTCGCCCTCCTCTTATAACTTCGTGATGGACGAtggctccgatgatctcttctcgATGATCTCTTCTCAGACTCCTTTTATGTGCTCTTCTCATGTCCCGCGGTCACACCGTCAACCTG GGACCATAACTGTGTTCATTGATGGTGTTCCTTCTGAGGTTCCAAGGGGACCTATAGACATGAGAGCTATGTTTGGCCAAAATGTGATGCTTGTGCATTCCTCTGGGGAACTCCTTCCTGTCAACGAGCATGGAGTTGTTGTGCAAAGCTTGCAGATGGGCGAGAGTTACTTCTTG GTTATAAGGCCTACTTAA
- the LOC135622538 gene encoding cyclic dof factor 3-like — protein MSEVKDPAIKLFGATIPVAAAALPPAEADAVDVEDKEADAESAASTAVGQKDTTKEMTNMEVNDDSATAPDEENEVAPISSSRLTGTNEDDNKTSIADEKESTKHKAEDTKTEADCSVPEKVLKKPDKILPCPRCNSMDTKFCYYNNYNVNQPRHFCKNCQRYWTAGGTMRNVPVGAGRRKSKHSASQCRNLVIPSDGLQSAQLDALNLTHHRALPCVPSTPSQPPIGNGTVLKFGQEVPLCESMVSVLNIQEQGKDSDSGSMIHGEKREEPSCASSATASNFVENGSAKTAVHVEQSGMQVYCNGLAPLPHLQCYPGAPWAYPWRPAWNNVAVMEAGKCSSEYICRPGNANSSPVPWSPRAIMAAPPVCAATHPFPFMPAPFWGFTTWPNGAWNLPCVGSSGCISPSSSTSNSNCSGNGSPTLGKHSRDASLQSEEKMEKSLWVPKTLRIDDPEEAAKSSIWATLGIKPDIGGIFQSKAESKVDESDAAQVLHANPAAVSRSHSFQEST, from the coding sequence GATACAACTAAAGAAATGACAAATATGGAAGTCAACGATGATTCGGCTACAGCACCTGATGAAGAGAATGAAGTTGCACCAATTAGTTCATCTAGGTTGACTGGTACCAATGAAGATGACAATAAAACCTCTATtgcagatgaaaaagaatcaacaAAACATAAAGCTGAAGACACCAAAACTGAGGCTGATTGCTCTGTGCCGGAGAAGGTCCTCAAGAAACCAGATAAAATTCTACCATGTCCTCGCTGCAATAGCATGGACACCAAATTCTGCTATTACAACAATTACAACGTCAACCAACCTAGACACTTCTGCAAGAATTGTCAGAGATATTGGACTGCTGGAGGAACAATGAGGAATGTCCCTGTGGGTGCTGGTAGGCGCAAGAGTAAGCATTCAGCTTCACAATGTCGCAACTTAGTGATTCCTTCAGATGGATTGCAATCTGCTCAACTAGATGCTCTTAACTTGACTCATCATCGAGCTCTCCCATGTGTGCCTTCCACCCCTTCACAACCTCCAATAGGAAACGGGACTGTCCTTAAATTTGGACAAGAAGTTCCTCTTTGCGAGTCCATGGTCTCTGTGCTCAATATCCAAGAGCAAGGCAAAGATTCTGATTCTGGCTCGATGATACATGGAGAGAAAAGGGAGGAACCATCCTGTGCATCTTCTGCAACAGCCTCCAATTTTGTGGAAAATGGATCTGCTAAAACTGCAGTCCACGTGGAACAAAGTGGCATGCAAGTTTACTGTAATGGACTTGCACCCCTGCCTCATTTGCAGTGTTACCCTGGGGCTCCCTGGGCTTACCCATGGAGACCAGCTTGGAACAATGTTGCTGTTATGGAAGCCGGTAAATGTTCATCTGAATATATATGCAGACCAGGGAATGCAAATTCAAGTCCAGTTCCATGGAGTCCTAGAGCAATAATGGCAGCTCCTCCTGTTTGTGCAGCAACACACCCTTTCCCTTTCATGCCAGCTCCATTCTGGGGCTTCACCACTTGGCCCAATGGGGCATGGAATTTACCGTGTGTTGGATCTAGTGGTTGCATATCCCCATCATCTTCGACAAGCAATAGTAATTGTTCAGGAAATGGCTCTCCAACTTTGGGTAAGCACTCGAGAGATGCTAGTTTACAGAGTGAGGAGAAGATGGAGAAGTCTTTATGGGTTCCTAAGACTCTTAGGATAGATGATCCTGAGGAGGCTGCAAAAAGTTCGATATGGGCTACTCTTGGCATCAAGCCTGACATAGGTGGTATTTTCCAGTCCAAGGCTGAAAGCAAGGTTGATGAGTCAGATGCTGCACAGGTCTTGCATGCAAATCCTGCTGCAGTATCCCGATCCCATTCCTTTCAGGAAAGCACATGA